The following are encoded in a window of Arthrobacter sp. NicSoilB4 genomic DNA:
- a CDS encoding FUSC family protein — MAPAPGLSASARFLRGRVRTGLVRSRNSLVPAIQMTGCAVGAYAFAEYVLGHSGPLFAATSSLISLGFSRDPRLRRVVEVGLGCTIGIVVGDLLLHWLGAGIWQAAVVLLFSILLARFLDSGTIFTTQLGLQSLLVVLLPAPAGGPFTRSIDAIVGGVFALLVTILIPKDPRREPRNDVKKLLHELAEVLRECASALSYSDSTQAWHALIRGRNCQPLVDAMRQSLRASGEVATLAPAYRRHRDELDQMEQSLDYIDLALRNSRVFARRLTSAINHAALSDEATQNIADVLQDTADAVDELSLGLAEVHDGVRRAHLRTARTELREIAGRLHPRLLDVQRLEGETVVMLFRPLMVDLLEAAGVDSREARDILPPL; from the coding sequence ATGGCCCCCGCCCCTGGACTCTCAGCAAGCGCCCGGTTCCTGCGCGGGCGGGTCCGCACCGGCCTGGTCCGGAGCCGGAACTCCCTGGTGCCGGCCATCCAGATGACCGGCTGCGCCGTCGGCGCCTACGCGTTCGCCGAGTACGTCCTGGGCCACAGCGGCCCGCTGTTCGCCGCCACGTCCTCCCTCATCTCCCTCGGCTTCTCCCGCGACCCCAGGCTGCGCCGCGTCGTGGAAGTCGGCCTGGGCTGCACCATCGGCATCGTGGTCGGGGACCTGCTGCTGCACTGGCTGGGCGCCGGAATCTGGCAGGCCGCCGTCGTGCTGCTGTTCTCGATCCTGCTGGCGCGGTTCCTGGACAGCGGCACGATCTTCACCACCCAGCTGGGGCTGCAGTCCCTGCTGGTGGTCCTTCTGCCGGCGCCGGCCGGGGGGCCGTTCACCCGCAGCATCGACGCGATCGTGGGCGGGGTGTTCGCCCTGCTGGTGACGATCCTGATCCCCAAGGACCCGCGGCGGGAACCCCGCAACGACGTCAAGAAGCTCCTGCACGAGCTCGCCGAAGTGCTGCGCGAGTGCGCCTCCGCACTGAGTTACAGCGACTCCACCCAGGCCTGGCACGCGCTCATCCGGGGGCGGAACTGCCAGCCGCTGGTCGATGCCATGCGGCAGTCCCTGCGGGCCTCCGGTGAGGTGGCCACGCTGGCGCCGGCCTACCGGCGGCACCGGGATGAGCTGGACCAGATGGAGCAGTCGCTGGACTACATCGACCTGGCCCTGCGCAACAGCCGGGTCTTTGCCCGCCGCCTGACCAGCGCCATCAACCATGCGGCACTGTCCGACGAGGCCACCCAGAACATCGCCGACGTCCTGCAGGACACGGCCGACGCCGTCGACGAGCTCTCCCTGGGCCTGGCGGAAGTGCACGACGGCGTCCGCCGCGCGCACCTGCGGACCGCCCGGACGGAGCTGCGCGAAATCGCCGGCCGGCTGCACCCGCGGCTGCTTGACGTCCAGCGGCTGGAAGGCGAAACGGTGGTCATGCTGTTCCGCCCGCTGATGGTGGACCTGCTGGAGGCCGCCGGGGTGGACTCCCGGGAAGCCCGCGACATCCTGCCGCCGCTGTAG